GCGATGGGGTCGAGCGCCGAGCACGGCTCGTCCATCAGGATGACTTCCGGGTTGACGGCGATGGCGCGCGCGATGCACAGCCGCTGCTGCTGGCCGCCGGACAGGCCGGTGCCGGGGTGGTCGAGGCGGTCCATGACCTCGTGCAGCAGGCCGGCCTTCTCAAGGCTGGTGTGGACGATTTCGTCGAGTTCGCGGCGGTTGGCGGCGAGGCCGTGGATGCGCGGCCCGTAGGCGACATTGTCGTAGATGGATTTCGGGAACGGGTTGGGTTTCTGGAACACCATGCCGACGCGGGCGCGCAGTTCGACGACATCCATTTTCCTGTCGTAGATGTTCTCGCCGTCGAGCGTCACGGAGCCGCTGACGCGGCAGTTGTCTATCGTGTCGTTCATGCGGTTCAGGCAGCGCAGGAAAGTGGATTTGCCGCAGCCCGACGGGCCGATCATCGCGATGACCTCGTTTCGGGCGATGTCGAGGCTGACATTCCTGATGGCGTGCTTGTCGCCGTAATGGACATCAATGCCGCGCGCGCTCATGTGCGGCTGCGCGACGGTGGCGGCGCCGACGGTCTCGAAGTCTTCCGGCACGGCGGTGTCTTGCAGCGCGGGCTGGTTGTTGTTCGCCGGTTTCACGCTACCAGCGCCTCTCGAATTTCTTCCTGAGAAGAACCGCGCCCAGGTTCATCGCAATCAGGAACAGCAGCAGCACCAGCGTCGCGGCGGCGGCGAGTTCGGTGAAGGCGCGCTCGGCCTGGTTGGCCCACAGATAGACCTGCACCGGCAGCGCGGTCGCCGGGTCGGTGAAGTTCTGCGGCACATCAACGATGAACGCGACCATGCCGATCATCAGCAGCGGCGCGCTCTCGCCGAGCGCCTGCGCCATGCCGATGACGGTGCCGGTCAGCACGCCGGGCATCGCCAGCGGCAGCGTGTGGTGCAGGGCGGTCTGCATCGGCGACGCGCCCATCGCCAGCGCGGCTTCGCGGATGGACGGCGGCACCGCCTTCAGCGCGGCGCGCCCGGCGATGATGATGGTCGGCAGCGTCATCAGCGCCAGCACGATGCCGCCGACCAGCGACGACGAGCGCGGCAGGCCGAAGAAATTCAGGAACACCGCGAGGCCCAGCAGCCCGAAAATAATGGACGGCACCGCCGCCAGGTTGTTGATGTTGACCTCGATGAAGTCGGTCAGGCGGTTGCGCGGCGCGAACTCCTCGAGATAGACGGCGGTGGCGATGCCGATCGGGAACGACAGCAGAAAGGCGACCAGCAGCGCGAAGAACGAGCCGGTCAGCGCGCCGAGCAGGCCGGCCCGCTCCGGCTCCCTTGAATCGCCGCGCGTGAACAGCGTGCGGTTGAAATGCCGCTCGACGCGCCCGTCCGCGGCCAGTCGGTCGAGGCGCGCGATTTGCCGGTCGTTGAGGCGGCGCCGGTCTTCGGCGAGAGTGCGGTCAACCTTTCCCTTGTAGAAGAGGTCGGCCTCGTCGTCGGCCAGCGCGCGGAAGCGGACGGTGGTGCCGATGACGGAGGGGTCGGCGGCGACTTGCGCGCGCAGATCGAACGCGGCGCCGGAACTGACGAGGGCGCGCAGGGCTTTTTTGTCGCGCCGCGAGCGGGCGTCGGGAAACAGCGCGTACAGCGAGCGGTTCAGCAGGCCGCGGTAGTCGGCCTGGTCGAGCGCGTCTTGCAGCGCCTGCGGCGAGGCGCCGCGCCCGGCGAAGGCATTCTCGTCGAGATGAACATCAAGCGTGAACGAGGTCTGGGTGAAGGCGCCGGCGCCGGCGGAGAGGATGGCGCCGAACAGCAGCACGACAAACGCCAGGCCGGCGAGGATGGACGCGAGGCCCGCCGCGCGGAAGCGCCTTTCGGCGCGGTAGCGCCGCGCCAGGCCGCCGCGGACTTTCTGCAGCGTCGTCGCGGCGTTGTACGCGCCGTTGTTCGGGCCGCTGTCCGGGCCGTTGTTCGGACTATTCATATTGCTCGCGGTAGCGGCGCACGATGTGCAGCGCGATGATGTTCAGGGCCAGCGTGACGGCGAACAGCGTCAGTCCGAGCGCGAACGCGGCCAGCGTCTTCGGGCTGTCGAATTCCTGGTCGCCGGTCAGCAGTGAGACGATTTGCACGGTCACCGTGGTGACCGATTCAAGCGGGTTGGCGGTCAGGCGCGCGGCGAGGCCGGCGGCCATGACGACAATCATCGTCTCGCCGATGGCGCGCGAGATGGCCAGCAGCAGCCCGCCGATGATGCCGGGCAGCGCCGCCGGCAGCACCACCTTGCGCACCGTTTCCGAGCGTGTCGCGCCGAGCGCGTAGGAGCCGTCGCGCAGGTTGCCCGGAACGGCGACGATGACATCGTCGGACAGCGAGCAGATGAACGGAATCAGCATGATGCCCATGACCGCGCCGGCGGCCAGCGCGCTTTCCGACGATGCATCGAGGCCGAGCGACAGCGTCGCGTCGCGGATGGCCGGCGCCACCCACAGCACCGCGAAGAAGCCATAGACGACGGTCGGGATGCCGGCCAGAATCTCGAGCATCGGCTTGGCGACGGCGCGCAGGCGCGGCGCCGCGTATTCGCCCAGAAAGATCGCCGACATCAGGCCGAGCGGCGCGCCCATCGTCATCGCGACCGCCGAAATCAGCAGCGTGCCGGCAAACAGCGGCACCGCGCCGAAGGCGCCGGACGAGCCGACCTGGTCTTCGCGGATGGCCGTTTGCGGGCTCCATTCAAGGCCCAGCAGAAAATCGCCGACCGGCACCAGCCGGAAGAATTGCAGCGCCTCGAACAGCACCGACAGCACGATGCCGACGGTTGTGAAGACGGCGATGCTCGAGCAAACCAGCAGCAGGTTGCCGAGGAAGCGCTCGACGCTTTTGCGCGCGTTGTGGCCGGGTTGCAGGCGCCGCCGCACGCGGGCCGCGGCGGCGGCGATTGTCAGCGCGAGCAGTGTGACCAGGCCGAAGTGGCCGCCGGGTTCAAACGGGTTGCGCACGGCGTTTGGCAGGCGCGGCTCCAGCGCGAACCACAGCGCGACCGCCAGCAGCGCCGGTATCGCGCACCACAGCGCCGCGTACCATCCGTAATGAACCGGGCGCGACTTGCACGCGCCGGACGGGCCGGTGAAGCGGGTGGCGCGCTTTGCGGCGAGCAGGTAGGCGATGCCGGAGGCTGCGAGTATCAGCAGCGTAATCTGGAACAGGTTCATGACGGATGCGCGGGTTGGCAGGCGGCAAGGTAAACGCCGAATGTGTCAGTTTCATGACAGACGCCGGAAAGCGCGCGGCGGCATGATCACGGCGGCGTTCAGAAACGGGTGATGTCCGGCGACAGCGGCGCGTCGCGGGTGATGTCACGGGCGGCGTTCAGGAATGGATTCGGTCCGGCAACAGCGGTGTGCCGCAGGCGATGTCGCGGGTGGCGTTCAGGAGCGGATCAGGTTCGGCGACAGCGGCGTGCCGCGGGTGATGTCGCGGGCGGCGGTCTTGCCGAGCACCTCGTCGAGGTGTTTCGGCG
The sequence above is drawn from the Gammaproteobacteria bacterium genome and encodes:
- the pstB gene encoding phosphate ABC transporter ATP-binding protein PstB — encoded protein: MKPANNNQPALQDTAVPEDFETVGAATVAQPHMSARGIDVHYGDKHAIRNVSLDIARNEVIAMIGPSGCGKSTFLRCLNRMNDTIDNCRVSGSVTLDGENIYDRKMDVVELRARVGMVFQKPNPFPKSIYDNVAYGPRIHGLAANRRELDEIVHTSLEKAGLLHEVMDRLDHPGTGLSGGQQQRLCIARAIAVNPEVILMDEPCSALDPIATARIEELIDELRRNYAISIVTHSMQQAARVSQRTAYFHLGNLIEVGETQAIFTNPKHTLTEQYITGRFG
- the pstA gene encoding phosphate ABC transporter permease PstA, which produces MNSPNNGPDSGPNNGAYNAATTLQKVRGGLARRYRAERRFRAAGLASILAGLAFVVLLFGAILSAGAGAFTQTSFTLDVHLDENAFAGRGASPQALQDALDQADYRGLLNRSLYALFPDARSRRDKKALRALVSSGAAFDLRAQVAADPSVIGTTVRFRALADDEADLFYKGKVDRTLAEDRRRLNDRQIARLDRLAADGRVERHFNRTLFTRGDSREPERAGLLGALTGSFFALLVAFLLSFPIGIATAVYLEEFAPRNRLTDFIEVNINNLAAVPSIIFGLLGLAVFLNFFGLPRSSSLVGGIVLALMTLPTIIIAGRAALKAVPPSIREAALAMGASPMQTALHHTLPLAMPGVLTGTVIGMAQALGESAPLLMIGMVAFIVDVPQNFTDPATALPVQVYLWANQAERAFTELAAAATLVLLLFLIAMNLGAVLLRKKFERRW
- the pstC gene encoding phosphate ABC transporter permease subunit PstC, which gives rise to MNLFQITLLILAASGIAYLLAAKRATRFTGPSGACKSRPVHYGWYAALWCAIPALLAVALWFALEPRLPNAVRNPFEPGGHFGLVTLLALTIAAAAARVRRRLQPGHNARKSVERFLGNLLLVCSSIAVFTTVGIVLSVLFEALQFFRLVPVGDFLLGLEWSPQTAIREDQVGSSGAFGAVPLFAGTLLISAVAMTMGAPLGLMSAIFLGEYAAPRLRAVAKPMLEILAGIPTVVYGFFAVLWVAPAIRDATLSLGLDASSESALAAGAVMGIMLIPFICSLSDDVIVAVPGNLRDGSYALGATRSETVRKVVLPAALPGIIGGLLLAISRAIGETMIVVMAAGLAARLTANPLESVTTVTVQIVSLLTGDQEFDSPKTLAAFALGLTLFAVTLALNIIALHIVRRYREQYE